The segment TCAACTGACGCACGCGGACGGCGTGCTTCTGGAGATTGGCTTCCGTTTCGGCAAGATTTGCACCAGCGTGAACGTTGGTGCAATATCCAATCCAGTCAGGCAGCGACATCCGGTTCTCCGCAGGGGCAGTAGCTGGGGTATCTTCAAACCGCCTGATCCTATCAAGGATCAGAGATTGCTGCGAGTCTCTGCCACGATTGGCGGCTCTAGCAAGAACAATAGTGGGATAGCGGCCGCCGATCGCAGGAGCCAGGCGACGACAAAATAGGGAAAGTAGGCCTCCGGAGAGCTGCGAATCTCAACTGGAATGAGTTGGTTCGCCACATAGCCGTCGATCAAAGTCGAAACGGCGTAGACTACCCCGGTAAGTCCAAAATAGACGCTGAAATTCGCCGAGGCCTGTTTGGGGCCGGCGATCCGCATCATCATCGCCGCCAGCGAGACGTTGGTTCCCACGTAAGCGATTAGCGCCACATAGCTGGCGACATACCCCCAGACGCCTCCCAGATAGAGCAGCGGCGCCAGCGCGACGATCAGTTGACAGACGATCATCAAACCGCGACAGCCGAAGCGATCGACGATTCGCCCGCACCAGGTCGAAAGGAGCGGCTGACCAAGCCGCATTAGCGCGATGCTCCCCAAGACCAGCGATAGCGAAAGCCCCAGCGCCTTGTTCACGTAGCTCCAGCTGAGCGCATAAGAGACGCCGTTGGCCGCCGAGAAACAAATGCCGTACAGAAGCAGTCGCCGCAGCGGTTCGCTCTTCAGCAGCGCTTCGCCGGCGGCGAGCAAACGTGAAGCGCCGGCGCGCACCGGAGCATCGATCATCCAAATCAGCGGGATCGTCGACGCTCCCATAAAAAGCGCGCCGCCGGTCGCCAAAGCGAGCCGCAACGGCCACAACGGCGCATCGCCGTATTGCTGACGATACCAGACGTCAAACCCGCTGGTGACGACAAAGCCGACCAGTCGTCCCACGTTCAGCCACAGTTCCCGTCGGCCAGTGAAGCGTCCGTAATAGCGCCGCGGAACGATGACCGAGAACCAGCTCCAGAGGCAAATCGTCCCGAGGTATTCGCACAAGTGATAGAGACACCAGCAGACGACCAGCGCGGAACAGCTGATTGATTTGCTCGGCAGAACTCCGGGCCAAGCGGTCGCCGGCAACAGCAGTAGCATGATCACCGACGCAAAGTAGAAGCTTAAGCAGGGAAGCTTGTGTCCCCGAAAGCGCGACAGGATCTGAGGTCCGAACCACCGCAAAACGCCAGCAAGTTGCGGCGCGGCGAGGATCCAAGCGACCTGCGCGACGCTAGCGCCAAGCTCGTACGCCAGAAATGTGACCAGCGCCGTACTGATGATGCCGTTGCCCAGCGCCCATATCGTAGCGTTGGCGCTAGCCGCAGAGATAGCGCGGCGACGGTCGGCGGACGTGATCGAATCAGCGGCGAGCATGCGGCGGTTTCACGGAGACATTTCCCAGCAAGAGACTGCGAAATATACCCGCTCCGGCGGCCCGCGTCACTTCGCCGATTCGCCTTCCATGCGATAGATCGCCAAATGTTTCCCATCCGGCCCGAGATATTCTTTGATCTCGAAGATCCCTTCGATCGTGACGGGGCGAACGGTGAAGTCGACTCCGTCCCCTTTCATTTCGACCAGAATGCAGTCGTAGAGCGCCGCGCCGGGACCGAAGCAGCATTCCATGTTGTCGCGAACGAGGACGAACTGCTTGATGCCTCGCGATTCAAAGCTGGGAAGAATATAGCCGCGAATCCGAATCTTCTGGTTCCCCAGTTCTTCGATCTTCGGCGGCAACATCGACCGTGCAAACGGCTCTCCCTTTTCCATGTCAAAGGCGATGTCGTCGAACGTCAGATCTTGCACGCCCGGCTTGCGGGGAAGCGTTTTGTCGATGGCGAGCGCCTTGGACGGCTTCAGCGGCGAAGGCGTGCCGACGGTAGGAAGTGCGTTCTCGACGGCTTCCGGTTTCGCCGGCATATTGTCGCCGGCCTGGGTCGACGTCGGTTCGACGGCGGCGGACTCTTCGGTCTTCGGCTCTTCGACCGGCGGCTTCTCTTCTTCGATCGGTTTAACCGGCGGCGGATCACCGTCGAGCCCGGTCATGTTGGCAGAGTAGGGAGTCCCCTCAGGAGTCGTCGGCGCACAAGCGACGCAGAACAAGAGAATCGCAAAAGTCGAATTGCGGAACCACATAGGCAGGCTTTGAGGGGGGAAGGCGCTTACGTGACGTAATCGGCGTCGATCTCACTTGACGTAATCGGCGTCGATCTCATAGTAGACGCCGGTCAGGTCTTTGATTTGATGCAAGCTTTTGTTGATCGTCAACGTTCCCCCAATCTTGCGTCGATTGTAAGACCAGTCGACGCGAAGCGGCTCACGCAAGCGAACTTCGATCATGTCGGTCAGCTTCGGTTGGCCGCCGAAGCAGCAAGTGTCGAAGTCGGGAACCAATACGAAGCGGTTCAGACCTTCTTTTTGATCGTGAGGATAGACGTAGCCCGCGACCAACACCCGCTTGCCGTCGTACTTCCACGCCTTGTCCGGAACAACCGCGGTGCTTCCGAGGTCGGGCTGAAGCGAGCCGAAGGCCATCACTTCGTAACCTTCCGGAATGTTGACGTACTCTTCATAGTAATAGCGGCACGGGCTGACGACGAGCGCGATAGCGCTAAGAATCGTGCCGGCGATCGCGATGTTTTTTCCAGTGACTAGATCGCGATTGCGATCGACCGTTCGCGTGGCGAACAACCCGAAGCCGACGCCGATTACCGCCAACGGCAACAGCGAGATCGAGAAGATCGACAACAAGCTGAGGACGCCGACGATCAGCGCACCGACCGCGATGCCGCTGAGCGATCGGTAACGATCGTAATCAGGTTCGCCTTCGGGAGTTTGAGCTGGGGGGGAATCCAAAGTCGCAGTCATGTATCGATCAAATCGGGGTCGAAAAAAAGGGTCGCTTCGTGCGTCCTACGAAGAATCGCCCTCGATGACGATCCGCCGCCTGAATAGGGTTGGCCCGTTAGGCGCTCGGCGCCTGATAGGGACTTCGCAAGATCAGCCACATGCCGACCGCCAACAACAAACCGACGACCAGGGGAACCGTCACCAGGACGAGTCGGTTGGCGGACGGAGCTTCGAGTCCTTGCGGGTTTTGAATTGCATCGGCGAGCAAACGATCGCCGCGGGTCGCGAAACGTTCGGCGGCGCGGGCCGCCTCGGCTGCCGGAGCGGCCGTCGCTTCTTTCGCTTCGTCGGATGAGATCGCCGGCTTTTCGTTCGCGACTTCCCCTTCTTCCACTTCCATCGCCGGAGCGTCAGCCACGGCCGGAGAAGCGCCAGTCAGCGCTTCGGTGGTTGTCGCCGAGACGAGCTGCACGCCAACTTTGGCGTTGCTCAGGGCGAGCTGTTCCGCTTCACGCGACGGGGTGACGCCGGAGTTGCGGAACGGGAAGAAGGTCTGAGCCCGCTTCATCGCATCGGGATCGATCTTCTCGAGTTCGACCAGCGCTTCTTTCGCTTCCGGTTTGGGGCAAGCCATCAGGTAACGAATGACCGGAACGCGAACCCAGCTCGAATCGTCGTTGGCTTCCTTGAACAGCTTCGTCAGCTTGTCGATGACCGACCAATCTTCCCAACGAGCCAGGTCGACGATCACCAGGTCGGCCAGCGACGGGCGATCGAGCATCAAATGCAACCCTTGCAGCAGGCGCTCGCGCGGGATGATGTCGGTTTCGGTGCCGTGGAAGCGAATCGCCATGATCGCCGCGTAGGTGTCGGCGTATTCCGCTTCTTTGTCTTCCAGGAAGATCTGCTCGACCAGCGGCATGCCGTCCGCTCCGGCTAACGTCAGGTAGCAGCCGATCAGCGCGTCGAGACCCGCCTTCTTCTTGCGGTCGTCGCTCTTGAGCAGCGATTCAAGGAACGGCAGATCGTCTTTGCTGCCGCAAACGCCCAACATCGTGAAGTAGAGCCGGCGATGGTTCGCTTGCAGGTCGTCGTTCTTCAGCCACTCGATCAGCTGGTCATGATTCATGTCCCCCTTCATCGAGTGCAGCCAGTCGTACGGCGCTTTGGCGAATTCGTCGTAAGCGTCGCGGGACGCCATGTCGTCTTTTCCTTCCAGGTAATTCTGGAAGTAGAGGAGACGATGGTAGTCGTCTTTCGGCTGTTTGATCGAGCCGAGAATGTAGTCGACGGTCGAGTCTTCCAGCAGCGTCGGCGTCGACCACATCAGGTTGGTCGGGTCCGAGCCGAGAATCAGAAATTTGCGTCCAGCGCGACCTTCGCCGTAGTAGAGCGTTTCGACCGACTTGGCGTCGTTCAAATGCTCTTTCCCTTTCAGGACCTGCGTAATGATGAAGTTCGCCTTCACGCCGCCGACGCTCGGATCAGGCGCCGTGGCCGGCGTCTTTTCGAGCGTGGCGATCAGCGCCACGTCCATCGAATCGATCTCTTCCGAGAAGGTCTGCGAAACCGCAGCGCAAAATGGACACGCGGTCGCCGTCGACAGCGGAGCCGTAGCCAACACCGTCAGCATCAACATCCAGATCAAAACAGAGCGCATCGACTACTCGCAGGCAGGGGGGGGAGGGATCAATCGCCGAGCGATTCGGCCACGTCGGTCTTATAAGCAGTATACGCCGGCAGGAAACCAACCAGCACCGCCAAAAGTATCAGCCCGGGAATGATCAGCAGCTCCAGGCTGAGCAGGCCCCGCAGGAAGGTGGGCAACGAGTTTATTATTGCGGGTCCAATCCGCGCTTCAAGCGACATCGGCAGGGGGGCCATGTCAAAAAAGCCGATCGAAACGCCGGTTTTCGCTTCAATCATCGGGCTAGCGAGGGCCATCATCCCGTGCCCAATCGCCCAGCCGATCAAACCGCCCCCAACCGACAGAATGACCGATTCGAGCAGCACAACGCTCATTACCGTGCCGCGGCTGGCCCCCAAGGCACGCATCACCGCAATTTCATGCTTGCGGTCGTTCATCGAGTTGTAAATGCTTACCAGAATTGAGATTCCGGAAACAATGCAGATCAAAACGGTGATCACCAGCAGCAGGGTCTGAATCGGCGAAACGATCATCTCGAAGAGATTCGTGATTTCCAGAACCGGCAGCACCACTTGGGCGACATTTCCCTCGTTGACGGCGTTCCTGATGAAAATCGGCGAAAACGGATCGTTGGTCCGGATCAGGACCGCCGTCACTTCTCGCTGGTCGATCGGCAGCGGAGAGCGGCGGAGCTTCGCTTCTTTTTTGGTTTCGGGAGAGGATTCGGGCGCGTCGTCGTCGACCGGTTTGGCGTGCCCCTCCATCAAATAGAAGCCTTCCATATTGATGAAGACCCCCCGATCGTTCGGCGTGCCGGAGGGTTCGAGGATGCCGACCACGATAAACGGCGACTCTTCGTGAGCGTGCCCTTCGTCCGATCCGTGCGAAGCGGCGATCTTGTCTCCCAACTTCAAACCGGTCTCGCGAGCGACGATCGAGCCGACGACCGCTTCGTAGTAGCCATGCTCTTCGTCCCAGACCTTGAAGTTGCGACCTTGGGCGAACTTGTAGCGGGGTTCTTCGTCGTCGTACGGATCGCGGAACAGCTCAAAGAACTTCGGCAGCGTGCCGATCACGCGGAACCGTTTGTAGTAGTCGCCGAGACAGACCGGAATTGCGAAGTCGGTGCTCTGCGCGTACTTGCCGTCCTTTAGCTCGCTGAGCACGTCCGGAGACATCAGCGACAATTCTTCCCGCTGCTGATCGGCGGAGAGGAACTGCTGATAGAAGGTGTATGGAATGTTTTCGACCGGCTCGCTCAGGTAGTAGGTCGTATTGAGGACCAACTGCAGCTTCCCCCCTTTGGCGCCGGCGATCAAACCGTAGCCCAGGTTCGAGTTCCCCATGAACGAGCGGGAAACCATGCCGTAGGTCAACAAAACCCCGGTCACCAGCGCAACCCCCATCGCCATCGACAGGGCCGTCAAACTGGAAGCGAGCGCCCGCTGGGTGACGCTGCGCCATGCAATCGCCCACCGCGTCATGTCGTCACCTTGCTCATCTTGTTGATTTCGTCGAGACGTTCGACCCGGTCGAACTGCGCGGCCACTTCCATCGAGTGCGTCACCATCATCAAGGCGATCTTCTCTTCGTTACAGGTTTGGCGAATCAGGTCGATGATCGACTGCTGGTTTGCGGGATCGACGTTCGCCGTCGGTTCATCCGCCAACAGCAAGCGAGGGCGATTCGCCAAGGCGCGGGCCACGGCGACGCGCTGCTGTTCGCCGACCGACATCGTCTTTGGTTTGTGCGTCATCCGGTGCGACAGACCGACGCGTTCGAGCAATTGAACCGCGCGATTGCGATCAGCTCCGCGTCCCGAGAACGACATCCCCAACAGGACGTTCTCCAGCGCCGTAAAGGCAGGCAGCAGATTGAACGTTTGGAAGACGTAACCGATCTTCTCGGCCCGCAACTTGTCGCGTCCTTGTTCCGAAAGCCGGCGGAGATCGAGACCGTCGATCATGATCTTGCCGGAGTCGGCGTGGCTGATTCCCGAAATGACGTGCAGCATCGTCGTTTTGCCGCAGCCGCTCCGTCCGACGAGGATCATCTGCTCGCCGTCAGATAGCTCAAATCGGGGGATAACAAGGATCGGGAGGAGCTGACCATTTGGCTCCACGTACGATTTTTTGACGTTTTCCAGCAGCAGCATGTCGCTTGTCTGTCTAACGTTAGAGCCATGAAAAAGAACGGGGAGACGCTCATTTCGAGCGACTTTGGCCGATCCGGGAAACCATTTATTGAAGTTCACTCGGCTCATGTCGTCCAGAGCCGGGAGGGGGCTTTTTGCAAATCAATTGTAAAAACTTAACTACGGCGTCGCTAGCAAAAAGGTTCGCAGCGATCTTCCCAACAGGGTAAACTCGTCTTTCCTCCTCCAATTCTCCCGTACCAACACCAAGCCGAGCCCTGCCCATGACACGCTACGGATTCCCGCTCTTGCTCCTGCTGGCCGCTTCGATCTCTTTCGCCCACGCCGAGGACGCGGAAACGTCTGACAGGTTAATCGCCCAGCCAGGGGTCGTATCGGTGGAATACCTTACAGAGGGCGCACCGCACGACAGTTGTCATGCGTCGACGATCGCCCAAACGAAAAATGGTTTGGTCGCCGCCTGGTTCGGCGGAACGCGTGAAGGCGCCAAGGATGTCGGGATCTTTTTCAATCGCCAGATCGACGGCA is part of the Blastopirellula sediminis genome and harbors:
- a CDS encoding MFS transporter, giving the protein MLAADSITSADRRRAISAASANATIWALGNGIISTALVTFLAYELGASVAQVAWILAAPQLAGVLRWFGPQILSRFRGHKLPCLSFYFASVIMLLLLPATAWPGVLPSKSISCSALVVCWCLYHLCEYLGTICLWSWFSVIVPRRYYGRFTGRRELWLNVGRLVGFVVTSGFDVWYRQQYGDAPLWPLRLALATGGALFMGASTIPLIWMIDAPVRAGASRLLAAGEALLKSEPLRRLLLYGICFSAANGVSYALSWSYVNKALGLSLSLVLGSIALMRLGQPLLSTWCGRIVDRFGCRGLMIVCQLIVALAPLLYLGGVWGYVASYVALIAYVGTNVSLAAMMMRIAGPKQASANFSVYFGLTGVVYAVSTLIDGYVANQLIPVEIRSSPEAYFPYFVVAWLLRSAAAIPLLFLLEPPIVAETRSNL
- a CDS encoding DUF3299 domain-containing protein codes for the protein MWFRNSTFAILLFCVACAPTTPEGTPYSANMTGLDGDPPPVKPIEEEKPPVEEPKTEESAAVEPTSTQAGDNMPAKPEAVENALPTVGTPSPLKPSKALAIDKTLPRKPGVQDLTFDDIAFDMEKGEPFARSMLPPKIEELGNQKIRIRGYILPSFESRGIKQFVLVRDNMECCFGPGAALYDCILVEMKGDGVDFTVRPVTIEGIFEIKEYLGPDGKHLAIYRMEGESAK
- a CDS encoding DUF4190 domain-containing protein gives rise to the protein MTATLDSPPAQTPEGEPDYDRYRSLSGIAVGALIVGVLSLLSIFSISLLPLAVIGVGFGLFATRTVDRNRDLVTGKNIAIAGTILSAIALVVSPCRYYYEEYVNIPEGYEVMAFGSLQPDLGSTAVVPDKAWKYDGKRVLVAGYVYPHDQKEGLNRFVLVPDFDTCCFGGQPKLTDMIEVRLREPLRVDWSYNRRKIGGTLTINKSLHQIKDLTGVYYEIDADYVK
- a CDS encoding HEAT repeat domain-containing protein: MRSVLIWMLMLTVLATAPLSTATACPFCAAVSQTFSEEIDSMDVALIATLEKTPATAPDPSVGGVKANFIITQVLKGKEHLNDAKSVETLYYGEGRAGRKFLILGSDPTNLMWSTPTLLEDSTVDYILGSIKQPKDDYHRLLYFQNYLEGKDDMASRDAYDEFAKAPYDWLHSMKGDMNHDQLIEWLKNDDLQANHRRLYFTMLGVCGSKDDLPFLESLLKSDDRKKKAGLDALIGCYLTLAGADGMPLVEQIFLEDKEAEYADTYAAIMAIRFHGTETDIIPRERLLQGLHLMLDRPSLADLVIVDLARWEDWSVIDKLTKLFKEANDDSSWVRVPVIRYLMACPKPEAKEALVELEKIDPDAMKRAQTFFPFRNSGVTPSREAEQLALSNAKVGVQLVSATTTEALTGASPAVADAPAMEVEEGEVANEKPAISSDEAKEATAAPAAEAARAAERFATRGDRLLADAIQNPQGLEAPSANRLVLVTVPLVVGLLLAVGMWLILRSPYQAPSA
- a CDS encoding ABC transporter permease, producing MTRWAIAWRSVTQRALASSLTALSMAMGVALVTGVLLTYGMVSRSFMGNSNLGYGLIAGAKGGKLQLVLNTTYYLSEPVENIPYTFYQQFLSADQQREELSLMSPDVLSELKDGKYAQSTDFAIPVCLGDYYKRFRVIGTLPKFFELFRDPYDDEEPRYKFAQGRNFKVWDEEHGYYEAVVGSIVARETGLKLGDKIAASHGSDEGHAHEESPFIVVGILEPSGTPNDRGVFINMEGFYLMEGHAKPVDDDAPESSPETKKEAKLRRSPLPIDQREVTAVLIRTNDPFSPIFIRNAVNEGNVAQVVLPVLEITNLFEMIVSPIQTLLLVITVLICIVSGISILVSIYNSMNDRKHEIAVMRALGASRGTVMSVVLLESVILSVGGGLIGWAIGHGMMALASPMIEAKTGVSIGFFDMAPLPMSLEARIGPAIINSLPTFLRGLLSLELLIIPGLILLAVLVGFLPAYTAYKTDVAESLGD
- a CDS encoding ABC transporter ATP-binding protein, with protein sequence MLLLENVKKSYVEPNGQLLPILVIPRFELSDGEQMILVGRSGCGKTTMLHVISGISHADSGKIMIDGLDLRRLSEQGRDKLRAEKIGYVFQTFNLLPAFTALENVLLGMSFSGRGADRNRAVQLLERVGLSHRMTHKPKTMSVGEQQRVAVARALANRPRLLLADEPTANVDPANQQSIIDLIRQTCNEEKIALMMVTHSMEVAAQFDRVERLDEINKMSKVTT